The following proteins come from a genomic window of Mariniflexile sp. TRM1-10:
- a CDS encoding T9SS type A sorting domain-containing protein, with the protein MRMIVLYLALTLFTTIGFSQNFHSPNTISIISSQGGVNKTKSILLTWTLGENIVETSYINKGIITQGFHQSFFDNASTLGLNMSSESKFKPVVFPNPVNHKLHINLGLNTDSKFNVKIYDLTGRLTLESFTNIKGPEFWIDVVNFKSGIYILKISNENESFIEVYKIIKN; encoded by the coding sequence ATGAGAATGATAGTTTTATATTTGGCTTTAACATTATTTACAACCATTGGTTTTTCACAAAATTTTCATTCGCCAAATACTATTTCCATTATTTCTTCACAAGGCGGGGTCAATAAAACCAAATCAATATTGCTTACATGGACGCTTGGTGAGAATATTGTTGAAACAAGTTACATTAATAAAGGCATAATTACTCAAGGATTTCATCAAAGCTTTTTTGATAATGCTTCCACGTTAGGATTAAACATGAGTTCAGAAAGCAAATTTAAACCTGTTGTGTTTCCAAACCCTGTAAACCATAAACTTCATATTAATTTAGGACTAAATACAGATTCAAAATTCAACGTAAAAATTTACGATCTAACAGGTAGATTAACTCTAGAATCTTTCACAAATATTAAAGGACCAGAATTTTGGATTGATGTTGTGAATTTTAAGTCAGGTATTTATATCCTTAAAATTTCAAATGAAAATGAATCTTTCATTGAGGTTTATAAAATAATAAAGAATTAA